The following proteins are encoded in a genomic region of Devosia lucknowensis:
- a CDS encoding mandelate racemase/muconate lactonizing enzyme family protein produces MKITGVKPWLIKTAASYWGEFLFVEVTTDAGISGWGEITTTTYVANRALCVMLQQISKIVEGDDPAQIERIWHKVFRNFTYMGSRGAAVECVSAIDIALWDIRGKVLGQPIYELLGGPVRDDILLYTHPDQRKFTTREGVVQEIRDIIASGHTALKFDPYAQQGQKNVHGIAREQSEGYLDGSMTRKDEREAAELTALIRETAGPDIEILIDAHGRFDVPTAIRLCRSLEEAGDIDWFEEPVPPESINALRQVREKVSAAISWGERGHTKWDFVPILEGRLADYIMPDVTWTGGITELKKISALCEAYYIPVSPHDAAGPINVVAGAQVMMTVPNFYRLETSEWNLSKYDHLIDKPLDNSGGSLKLNKAPGLGVEMNRDYLADNLIAFD; encoded by the coding sequence ATGAAGATCACGGGCGTGAAGCCGTGGCTTATCAAGACGGCCGCGTCCTATTGGGGCGAGTTTCTGTTTGTGGAAGTGACGACTGATGCCGGCATTTCCGGCTGGGGCGAGATCACCACCACCACCTACGTCGCCAATCGCGCCCTCTGCGTCATGCTCCAGCAGATCAGCAAGATCGTCGAAGGGGACGATCCCGCCCAGATCGAGCGCATTTGGCACAAGGTCTTCCGCAACTTCACATACATGGGCAGCCGTGGCGCGGCGGTCGAATGCGTCAGTGCCATCGACATCGCGCTCTGGGATATTCGCGGCAAGGTGCTCGGCCAGCCCATCTATGAGCTGCTTGGCGGCCCGGTGCGTGATGACATTCTCCTCTACACCCACCCTGACCAGCGCAAGTTCACGACCAGGGAAGGTGTCGTCCAGGAAATTCGGGACATCATCGCCTCGGGGCACACTGCTCTGAAGTTCGATCCCTATGCCCAGCAGGGCCAGAAAAACGTGCACGGCATAGCGCGCGAACAGTCCGAGGGGTATCTCGATGGGTCGATGACGCGCAAGGACGAGCGCGAAGCCGCCGAGCTCACGGCGCTGATCCGCGAGACCGCTGGACCCGATATCGAGATCCTCATCGACGCCCACGGGCGCTTCGACGTGCCGACCGCCATCCGGCTCTGCCGCTCGCTCGAGGAAGCCGGCGATATCGACTGGTTTGAAGAACCAGTGCCGCCCGAAAGCATCAATGCGCTCCGGCAAGTGCGCGAAAAGGTCAGCGCCGCGATCTCCTGGGGCGAGCGGGGACATACCAAGTGGGACTTCGTGCCCATCCTCGAAGGCAGGCTGGCCGATTATATCATGCCCGACGTCACCTGGACCGGCGGCATCACCGAGCTCAAGAAGATCTCGGCGCTGTGCGAGGCCTATTACATTCCCGTTTCGCCTCACGACGCGGCCGGTCCGATCAACGTCGTCGCCGGTGCTCAGGTGATGATGACGGTGCCCAATTTCTACCGGCTCGAGACTTCGGAGTGGAACCTCTCCAAATACGATCACCTGATCGACAAGCCGCTCGACAATTCCGGCGGCAGCCTCAAGCTCAACAAGGCGCCGGGTCTCGGGGTCGAAATGAACCGTGACTATCTCGCCGACAATCTCATCGCGTTCGATTGA
- a CDS encoding mandelate racemase/muconate lactonizing enzyme family protein — protein sequence MTTSTTAEMIEDNVRTASRPSDLRITDLRVAEIVGAPFTSALLKIYTNQGIVGLGEVRDGASATYALMLKSRLLGENPLDIDRLFRRIKQFGGHGRQGGGVSAIEIALWDLAGKAYGVPIYQMLGGKFRDRVRCYCDTDADKPSGTETGRRLKARMEMGFTFLKMDLGLMQIADIPGAVVSPAGSLEAYRVHPDRGPVTSMDERRARNAVYDTHNVRHPFSGLHFTDKGIDLLEQYIHEVREVIGYEVPLAIDHVGHISLQNGIRLARRIEKYVPAWLEDVIPWQYTEQYRQLQEASTVPICTGEDIYLKEDFEPLLKAGISVIHPDLLTSGGILETKKIGDMAQDHGVAMAIHMAESPIAAMAAAHVAIATENFMALEYHSVEVDWWDDIVTGLPKPLVQNGFITVPDKPGLGIDDVVDDVIRQHLQPGVKDIWQSSEHWDQEYSWDRTWS from the coding sequence ATGACGACATCCACAACAGCCGAGATGATCGAGGACAATGTACGGACCGCTTCACGCCCCAGCGATCTGCGCATCACCGATCTGCGCGTCGCCGAGATCGTCGGTGCGCCTTTTACGTCGGCCTTGCTGAAAATCTACACGAACCAAGGGATAGTGGGCCTTGGGGAAGTCCGGGACGGGGCGAGCGCGACTTACGCGCTGATGCTCAAGAGCCGGCTTCTGGGCGAAAACCCTCTCGACATCGACCGCCTCTTCCGCCGCATTAAGCAGTTTGGTGGTCACGGCCGGCAAGGCGGTGGGGTCTCGGCGATCGAGATCGCGCTCTGGGATCTTGCAGGCAAGGCCTATGGCGTGCCGATCTACCAGATGCTGGGCGGCAAGTTCCGTGACCGTGTCCGGTGCTATTGCGATACTGACGCTGACAAGCCGAGCGGCACCGAAACGGGCAGACGGCTCAAGGCACGCATGGAAATGGGGTTCACCTTCCTGAAAATGGACCTGGGGCTGATGCAGATCGCCGATATCCCGGGCGCCGTGGTGTCGCCTGCGGGGTCGCTCGAAGCCTATCGTGTGCATCCAGATCGTGGCCCCGTCACGTCGATGGATGAGCGGCGGGCCCGCAATGCGGTCTACGACACGCACAATGTGCGGCATCCGTTCAGCGGGCTGCATTTTACCGACAAGGGCATCGATCTCCTCGAGCAATATATTCACGAGGTTCGCGAAGTGATCGGCTACGAAGTGCCGCTCGCCATCGATCATGTCGGCCATATTTCGCTGCAGAACGGCATCCGGCTGGCCCGGCGGATCGAGAAATACGTCCCGGCCTGGCTCGAAGACGTCATCCCCTGGCAGTATACCGAGCAATATCGGCAGCTTCAGGAAGCCTCCACCGTGCCGATCTGCACGGGCGAGGATATCTATCTCAAGGAGGATTTCGAACCACTTCTCAAGGCCGGAATTTCGGTGATCCATCCGGACCTTTTGACCTCTGGCGGCATCCTGGAGACCAAAAAAATCGGCGACATGGCGCAGGACCATGGTGTGGCCATGGCCATCCATATGGCCGAGAGCCCGATCGCGGCCATGGCGGCAGCGCATGTTGCCATCGCGACCGAGAATTTCATGGCGCTCGAATACCATTCGGTCGAGGTCGATTGGTGGGACGATATCGTCACCGGCCTGCCCAAGCCGTTGGTGCAGAACGGATTCATCACTGTGCCCGACAAGCCCGGGCTCGGGATCGATGACGTCGTCGACGATGTGATCCGGCAGCACCTGCAGCCGGGCGTCAAGGATATCTGGCAATCGTCGGAGCATTGGGACCAGGAGTATTCCTGGGACCGGACCTGGAGCTAA